In Brassica napus cultivar Da-Ae chromosome A3, Da-Ae, whole genome shotgun sequence, the sequence ACTTTATGCCGTTTCACTTCAACCCATTAAAGTATTCAAAACTACGCGGCGTTTTtaacagaagaagaaacattCGCTGTGTAAAAGAAGTCTTCCAACTTTTGTCCTAACGCAGAATAATTCTCTGTCCGTCGAATCATTTTTTGTTTCAGCGTTGAAAGAGATGACCATGGCAGCAAACTTGGCGAGACGGCTGATCGGATCCCGATCAACGCAGATCCTCGGAACGGCGAACTCCACCTCAACCGCAGCCACTTCCGCGGCTAGGGCTTTCTGCTCGTCCACCACTCCAATCACCGCAACCTTGTTCCCCGGCGACGGGATCGGCCCCGAGATCGCTGAATCCGTCAAAAAGGTTTctcttttaaactttttattcgagatttttttgaaaaacttatGCCCATTTTGTGTTAGGTGTTTACAACGGCCGGTGTGCCGATTAACTGGGAAGAACACTATGTTAGCACTGAGATTGATCCGAGAACGCAGAGTTTCTTGACGTGGGAGAGTCTCGAATCCGTGCGTAGAAACAAAGTTGGTCTGAAAGGTCCAATGGCGACTCCTATTGGGAAAGGTCACCGTTCTTTGAATCTGACTCTTAGGAAAGAGCTGAATCTTTACGCTAATGTTAGGCCTTGCTACAGTCTTCCTGGTTACAAGACTCGTTATGACGACGTTAATCTCATTACCATTAGGGAGAACACTGAAGGAGAGTACAGTGGGCTTGAACATCAGGTTTTTTAAGCTTTTGAGGAATTATGAGTTTAGTTTTTGTTAGAATTGTTTTTTGATTTATGGAGTTGTGTTGTTATATAGGTTGTTAGAGGTGTGGTGGAGAGTCTTAAGATCATTACGCGTCAGGCGAGTTTGAGAGTTGCGGAGTATGCGTTTCACTATGCTAAGACTCATGGGAGAGAGAGGGTTTCTGCTATTCATAAAGCTAATATTATGCAGAAAACTGATGGTCTTTTCCTCAAGGTCTGCTCCTTTTTCTTATAAGGACATCATGATTATTGGTGGCTGTTTAGTCTTTTTCACTGttgtttcatttatttaattgcAGTGTTGTCGTGAGGTTGCAGAGAAGTATCCTGAGATAACTTACGAGGAGGTTGTTATTGACAACTGTTGTATGATGGTAAGCTACGACGCAGAACTACTATTGTTTTGATTTGGgaa encodes:
- the LOC106428755 gene encoding isocitrate dehydrogenase [NAD] catalytic subunit 5, mitochondrial; translation: MTMAANLARRLIGSRSTQILGTANSTSTAATSAARAFCSSTTPITATLFPGDGIGPEIAESVKKVFTTAGVPINWEEHYVSTEIDPRTQSFLTWESLESVRRNKVGLKGPMATPIGKGHRSLNLTLRKELNLYANVRPCYSLPGYKTRYDDVNLITIRENTEGEYSGLEHQVVRGVVESLKIITRQASLRVAEYAFHYAKTHGRERVSAIHKANIMQKTDGLFLKCCREVAEKYPEITYEEVVIDNCCMMLVKNPALFDVLVMPNLYGDIISDLCAGLVGGLGLTPSCNIGEDGVALAEAVHGSAPDIAGKNLANPTALLLSGVMMLRHLKMNEQAEQIHSAIINTIAEGKYRTADLGGSSTTTDFTKAICDHL